The Chlamydia poikilotherma DNA segment TGCTAAATATTATGGCGTGTCCCCGGAAAGTATTTTAGGGCGTTCGCAATCTCGAGAATATGTATTGCCTAGACAAGTGGCTATGTATCTATGTCGCCAGAAATTATCTTTATCTTACGTGCGTATAGGAGATGTCTTCTCTAGAGATCATTCAACAGTAATTTCGTCAATACGCACTATTTCTCAGAAGGTGGAGGAAGGTGGGCACGACATTAGTATCGCTACACAAGAACTAATGAAATCTCTTACTTCAGCGTATAAGAGCCTTGAATTCTTCCCCGAAGAAGGAATCCCTTGTTAGTGGTTACTAATCTTGTCCACAGAATTTAGAGGTAATCTCTTTTCTATACTTAATAATTAAGCAAGTAATAGATATGATTATTAAGACAATTTGTATAATTAATGCCACAATAATCGTAGGCATTGAAAGACATCCACTCGCTAACAATAAGCAAGCTGATAAAGCAGCAGTCAATCCTAAAATCACCCATAGAGCTGTATGCTGAACCATTGGACATGTGGGATGTCTGTCGACGCAAGGCCTAGCTATACTTACTGTACGCCCGGTTGTGCCTCTGGAAGTTGTAGGAGCATCAGGGTCGCGTTTTTTAAAATCATCTAATGTAAAAACGTTTCTACTTGAACGTCCAGCAAATGCTCCATACCCGTGGGCCGCAGTCATAATATTCTCGCGAATAAAAAAATCCTCAAGAAATTTAGCATATTTTTATTTTCAAATCAATTTAAACGAGATGTATTTCTTTGATTTCTAGCTTTTTAGGATGAAAAAAATTCTTACTTTTAAAATTAAAAAATCAATACTTTATAGAGAATACAGCATGTTTTTTTTAATTTTATTTCTTCTCTTTTCTAAGTGCTTTCCTTTTTTTTAGATTTTTCTTATGGAAATACAAAAATCACTTCCTAACTACTCTTTGATTTGGACGACTTATGAGTTTTGATAAGAATTTGGTAAATATAGAAACCATGAAGCAGGCGATTTTAAATCGTCTATATTTTGGAGTGGTGCAATCTCCAGAATCTGCTTCGACTAGGGATATATTTACAGCAGTTTCAAAAACTGTAATGGAATGGTTAGCCAAAGGTTGGCTAAAGACTCAGAATAGTTATTACGAACAAGATGTTAAACGTGTCTATTATATTTCTATGGAGTTCTTACTTGGTAGAAGCTTAAAGAGTAATCTTTTGAATTTAGGAATATTAGATCTTGTTCGAGATGCATTAGCAGAGTTAAATTACGATTTCGATAGTTTATTGCAAATGGAAGCAGACGCAGGATTGGGAAATGGAGGTTTAGGAAGACTTGCAGCGTGTTATTTGGATTCTATGGCAACATTAGGAATTCCAGCTTATGGTTATGGAATTCGCTATGATTACGGAATTTTCGATCAGAAAATTGTAAATGGATATCAAGTAGAAGCTCCTGATGAGTGGTTGCGTTATGGAAGCCCTTGGGAAATATGTAGAGGAGAATATCTTTATCCAATTCGTTTTTATGGTAGAGTGATTCACTATACAGATGCTAGGGGGAAAGAAGTTGCAGATCTTGTAGATACACAAGAAGTATTAGCTATGGCTTATGATGTACCTATTCCGGGATATGGAATAGATACTGTGAATACCTTGCGCTTATGGCAAGCGCAGTCTCCACATGGATTTGAATTCAATTATTTTAATCATGGGAACTACATTCGTGCTATAGAGGATATTGCATTAGTAGAAAACATCTCAAGAGTGCTCTATCCAAACGATTCTATTTCGGAAGGTCAGGAACTCAGATTAAAGCAGGAGTACTTTTTAGTCTCTGCAACAATTCAAGATATCCTTCGTAGATATACAAAAATGCATATTTCTTTAGATAATCTTCCTGATAGAGTGGCTGTTCAGTTAAATGATACACATCCTGCTTTAGGAATAGCAGAAATGATGCATATCCTTATCGATAGGGAAGAGCTTGCCTGGGATAAAGCATGGGATATGACAACTCGTATATTTAATTACACGAATCATACGATATTACCTGAAGCTTTAGAGCGTTGGTCTATAGATCTGTTTTCACGATTATTGCCTAGGCATTTAGAGATTATTTATGAAATTAATAGCCGATGGTTAGAGCAAGTTTCTCAGAGATTTCCTGGAAATAATGATAAGCGAAGAGCCTTATCTATCATTGAAGAAGGAAGTGATAAACATGTGAATATGGCAAGCCTAGCTATTGTAGGCTCTGCTAGAGTTAATGGTGTATCTGCTTTCCATTCTCAACTTATAAAAACAACCTTATTTAAAGATTTCGTAGAATTTTTTCCTGATAAATTCATTAACGTAACTAACGGAATTACTCCGAGACGTTGGTTAGCTCTATGCAATCCTCGTCTAAATACATTATTAGATCAGACAATTGGAGATGCGCATCTTATAGATCTTTCTCAAATTCATAAGGTGATACCTTTTGCTAATGATGTGAGCTTTAGAGAACAGTGGCATCAAATTAAGCTAAAAAACAAACAAGACTTTGCATTGAAACTTAAAAAAGAAATCGGAGAAAAAATAGATCCTGAATCTCTTTTCGATTTTCATGTAAAGCGTATTCATGAGTACAAACGTCAATTAATGAATATCCTTAGAGTTATTTATCTTTATAATGATCTTAAGGAAAACTCTGTATCCAAAATTGTTCCTACAACAGTAATTTTTGCTGGTAAAGCCGCACCAGGATATGTCTTTGCTAAACTCATCATTAAACTTATCAATAGCGTTGCAGATTGTGTAAATAATGACCCTCAAGTTAATGAAGTTTTAAAGGTTCTTTTTCTTCCTAATTATCGTGTGACCATGTCCGAAATGATCATGCCTGCTTCTGATATATCAGAGCAGATCTCAACAGCGGGAATGGAAGCTTCTGGTACCGGAAATATGAAATTTGCTTTAAATGGTGCTCTAACGATAGGGACTATGGATGGAGCTAACATAGAAATGTCAGAATATATTGGTCGCGACAATATGTTTATTTTCGGTTTATTAGAAGAAGAAATAGCAAAAATGCGTCGTGAGTATTACCCACAAGGAATATGCAACGATAATCCTAAGATTGCACATGTATTAAAATTACTAGATCAAGGATTTTTCAATACTTCGGATAAAGATCTTTTCAAACCTATAGTGCATAGGTTGCTTCACGAAGGAGACCCTTTCTTTGTTTTGGCAGATTTAGAATCTTATATTCGTGTTCATGAATCTGCAGCCAATTTATTTACACAAACTGACGAATGGGTTAAGAAATCTATTTATAATGTTGGTGGTATGGGGTTTTTCTCCAGTGATAGAGCGATTGCCGATTACGCTAAAGATATATGGAATGTCCCTACGA contains these protein-coding regions:
- a CDS encoding glycogen/starch/alpha-glucan phosphorylase, with translation MSFDKNLVNIETMKQAILNRLYFGVVQSPESASTRDIFTAVSKTVMEWLAKGWLKTQNSYYEQDVKRVYYISMEFLLGRSLKSNLLNLGILDLVRDALAELNYDFDSLLQMEADAGLGNGGLGRLAACYLDSMATLGIPAYGYGIRYDYGIFDQKIVNGYQVEAPDEWLRYGSPWEICRGEYLYPIRFYGRVIHYTDARGKEVADLVDTQEVLAMAYDVPIPGYGIDTVNTLRLWQAQSPHGFEFNYFNHGNYIRAIEDIALVENISRVLYPNDSISEGQELRLKQEYFLVSATIQDILRRYTKMHISLDNLPDRVAVQLNDTHPALGIAEMMHILIDREELAWDKAWDMTTRIFNYTNHTILPEALERWSIDLFSRLLPRHLEIIYEINSRWLEQVSQRFPGNNDKRRALSIIEEGSDKHVNMASLAIVGSARVNGVSAFHSQLIKTTLFKDFVEFFPDKFINVTNGITPRRWLALCNPRLNTLLDQTIGDAHLIDLSQIHKVIPFANDVSFREQWHQIKLKNKQDFALKLKKEIGEKIDPESLFDFHVKRIHEYKRQLMNILRVIYLYNDLKENSVSKIVPTTVIFAGKAAPGYVFAKLIIKLINSVADCVNNDPQVNEVLKVLFLPNYRVTMSEMIMPASDISEQISTAGMEASGTGNMKFALNGALTIGTMDGANIEMSEYIGRDNMFIFGLLEEEIAKMRREYYPQGICNDNPKIAHVLKLLDQGFFNTSDKDLFKPIVHRLLHEGDPFFVLADLESYIRVHESAANLFTQTDEWVKKSIYNVGGMGFFSSDRAIADYAKDIWNVPTNYNF